One part of the Pseudomonadota bacterium genome encodes these proteins:
- a CDS encoding phosphate ABC transporter ATP-binding protein, translating to MDIKIKVENLRVSYGTSEILKGISIDVHKNMITGFMGPAGSGKSTLISTINRMIDFEEGIKIEGGVYLDGDNILDREIDQVNLRRRVGTVFAVPIALPRSVYENIAYGPRLQGVNEKAELNIIVEESLRKAFLWDEVRDRLNKSALKLSGGQQQRLCLARTLALKPEIILLDEPCSGLDPISTAKIEEALDELKKDYTIILVSNNTKQIARITDYAAFFYMGELIEYGPSEKVFTNPSEKKTEDYIQGKFG from the coding sequence ATGGATATTAAAATAAAGGTAGAAAACTTGAGGGTATCGTATGGAACATCTGAAATCCTGAAAGGCATCAGCATTGATGTTCATAAAAACATGATTACCGGTTTCATGGGTCCAGCAGGAAGTGGAAAATCTACTTTAATATCAACTATTAACAGAATGATAGATTTTGAAGAGGGTATAAAGATTGAAGGTGGGGTTTATCTTGATGGAGATAATATTTTAGATAGAGAAATAGATCAGGTGAACTTAAGAAGACGGGTTGGGACGGTTTTTGCTGTACCCATAGCCCTCCCCCGCTCAGTATACGAAAATATTGCGTATGGTCCAAGATTACAGGGTGTCAATGAAAAGGCAGAACTTAACATTATTGTTGAGGAGAGTTTAAGAAAGGCATTTTTATGGGATGAAGTAAGGGATAGATTAAACAAATCAGCATTGAAACTCTCTGGTGGACAGCAACAGAGACTCTGTCTTGCCCGAACCCTTGCCCTAAAACCAGAGATAATTCTACTGGACGAACCATGTTCGGGTTTAGACCCTATCTCTACTGCGAAGATTGAAGAGGCCCTCGATGAGCTTAAAAAGGATTATACTATAATACTCGTCTCAAACAATACAAAACAGATAGCCCGCATCACTGATTATGCTGCATTTTTTTACATGGGAGAACTTATTGAATATGGTCCTTCAGAAAAGGTATTTACAAACCCATCGGAGAAAAAGACTGAGGACTATATCCAGGGGAAATTTGGATGA
- the pstB gene encoding phosphate ABC transporter ATP-binding protein PstB has protein sequence MMNNRVLRTNTLNLYYGTFHALLDVDFHVFKNSITSLIGPSGCGKSTLLRCFNRMNDLIDDVKITGSIFVNELSIEEIDIIELRKKVGMVFQRPNPFPFSVYENMIYGLKTHGIQNKKQNQGIVEKCLKAVGLWDELKDKFSTPALSLSEEIKQRLCIARLLTVEPEIILLDEPCSALDPIATMRIEELMVELKNNYTILIVTHNMQQAARVSDYTGFMLLGELMEFGETTQIFTSPKNERTEGYITGRFG, from the coding sequence ATGATGAATAATCGTGTGCTTAGAACAAATACATTAAATCTATACTACGGCACCTTTCATGCCCTTTTAGATGTAGATTTTCATGTATTTAAAAATTCTATTACCTCCCTGATAGGCCCCTCTGGTTGTGGCAAATCCACATTGCTTCGTTGCTTTAACCGCATGAACGACCTTATTGATGATGTGAAAATAACAGGCAGTATATTTGTCAATGAACTGAGCATTGAAGAAATAGACATTATTGAATTAAGAAAAAAGGTGGGCATGGTATTTCAAAGGCCGAACCCATTCCCTTTCTCGGTCTATGAAAATATGATTTATGGTTTAAAAACACATGGTATCCAGAACAAGAAACAAAACCAGGGGATAGTAGAAAAATGTTTAAAGGCAGTTGGATTATGGGATGAGCTTAAGGACAAATTCTCTACGCCTGCCTTAAGCCTTTCTGAAGAAATAAAACAGAGGCTTTGTATCGCAAGATTACTCACGGTTGAACCAGAGATTATCTTACTTGATGAACCATGTTCGGCCCTTGACCCCATTGCCACTATGAGGATAGAAGAACTGATGGTGGAGCTCAAAAATAATTATACAATCCTGATAGTAACCCACAATATGCAGCAGGCAGCAAGGGTATCAGACTATACAGGATTTATGCTTTTAGGAGAGCTTATGGAGTTCGGGGAAACCACACAAATTTTTACCTCCCCCAAGAATGAGAGGACAGAAGGTTATATTACAGGCAGGTTTGGATAA